The following proteins are encoded in a genomic region of Bernardetia sp. MNP-M8:
- the raiA gene encoding ribosome-associated translation inhibitor RaiA: MKLEMYYVDNDRSDTLSDFIQTKVNKLETFYDGIINGEVYIRTEKGDPKKEKVVEIRLNVPGTSLFAKESGETFESAADETVEALRRQIKKFKEKMSTH; encoded by the coding sequence ATGAAGTTAGAAATGTATTATGTCGATAATGATAGAAGCGACACACTAAGCGATTTTATACAAACGAAAGTCAATAAATTAGAGACTTTCTATGACGGAATCATCAACGGAGAAGTTTATATTCGTACCGAAAAAGGAGACCCTAAAAAAGAAAAAGTAGTCGAAATTCGCTTAAATGTACCAGGTACAAGTCTTTTTGCAAAAGAATCGGGAGAAACTTTTGAATCTGCTGCTGATGAAACAGTAGAAGCTCTGCGTCGTCAGATTAAAAAATTTAAAGAAAAAATGAGTACACACTAA
- a CDS encoding SMC family ATPase: MFPLSLSINGLYSYKKKHTIKFDTLSEAGIFGIFGKVGSGKSSILEAITFAIFGRTDKLNISGDNRYYNMMNLDSDVVEISFEFLAGKEKEHFICEFIAKRNSKKFDTVTNYNRRAAKKTNGNDWQTIEFEEVETAIGLSYDNFKRTVIIPQGQFAEFLQLKPAARIDMIKDIFSLHEYDLADNTRNLLKETKNQIEVIENIISHQFEYLTEDFIQNKQTEVENLIKLISEQENQINQKNEQKSQLEIIKGIFEEKNRKQLQLQKLQSQEETIKKREENLNQFILVKNEFEQDLKDQKRIIINLNSIQEKQKETQQDYQKTQKKYDKTVELQKEISIQKEENLKKLEQIEPINQLIKLKEAKEEYTKKAERIENGTNLILQKQEELQAIKSQISKEKNAISEFKSKIIDTENLQNAFIWFDKNENLDKNQSEINKEVENAKSEIEKIETEKTTFETNRLQLSEKEITQNIEKTNQEIEKLTMQKGLHQAVHALEDGQPCPVCGSESHPTILDVENLDSNLKSLKKQKKEDEQNLKTLQKEETELAHFVEKITEKKESLDKQLQKQSSINVEFETHQKVFLENKSKWKNLSKTEILKIQKEQKTIQIQIKKTENQLSELEQKSEKINAEIEKYKLGLEDIKQKHALQTGQIKELERNSEKVTQLYLNSSISELEKMIVEIKNNAETSEKEFLKNQEQEKQFFHQKSELEGTLKSILSQLSVLNEELEVNQKQILQKIDIFNRNLKDKVNQVDIETILKQKIDTDNERKEITTFFTNLKNTLEDYQKLEQQTEGKSYENDSFEKLIKEIKDLTAKQKQDISQQTILSQEIKKAEKDKLEKADLEKKLSKLLQRQDNLQTLTKLFKGGSGGFVDFASTEYLRNLCNLANVRFRELTHHSLELILNESNEFEVRDFLSEGKTRAIKTLSGGQLFQASLCVALALSESMRKQQEFFFIDEGFGSLDNDSLQIVLNTLQSLQKENKVVGIISHVESLQQEIRTHLHIQKNQTEGSVIKLVAG, from the coding sequence ATGTTTCCACTTTCATTATCTATCAACGGTCTTTATTCTTATAAAAAAAAGCATACTATTAAGTTTGATACACTTTCAGAAGCTGGTATTTTCGGTATTTTTGGAAAAGTAGGAAGTGGAAAATCCAGTATTTTGGAAGCGATTACTTTTGCTATTTTTGGCAGAACGGATAAGTTAAATATTAGTGGCGACAATAGATATTACAACATGATGAATTTGGACTCTGATGTTGTAGAAATTAGTTTTGAGTTTTTGGCAGGAAAAGAAAAAGAACATTTTATTTGTGAATTTATAGCCAAACGAAATTCCAAAAAATTTGATACTGTTACTAATTATAATCGAAGAGCAGCCAAAAAAACAAATGGAAATGATTGGCAAACCATTGAATTCGAAGAAGTAGAAACAGCGATTGGTCTTTCGTATGATAATTTTAAAAGAACAGTTATTATTCCACAAGGACAGTTTGCCGAGTTTTTACAGCTCAAACCTGCTGCTAGAATAGACATGATAAAAGATATTTTTTCGCTGCATGAATATGATTTGGCTGATAATACACGCAACTTGTTGAAAGAAACGAAAAACCAAATTGAAGTAATTGAAAATATAATTTCGCATCAATTTGAATACTTAACAGAAGATTTTATTCAAAACAAACAAACAGAAGTAGAAAACCTTATAAAATTAATTTCAGAACAAGAAAATCAAATTAATCAAAAAAATGAACAAAAAAGTCAGTTAGAAATCATTAAAGGAATTTTTGAAGAAAAAAATAGAAAGCAACTTCAACTGCAAAAACTTCAATCTCAAGAAGAAACTATAAAAAAGAGAGAAGAAAATTTGAATCAATTTATTTTAGTAAAAAATGAATTTGAACAAGATTTAAAAGACCAAAAAAGAATAATCATAAACTTAAATTCTATTCAAGAAAAGCAAAAAGAAACGCAGCAGGATTATCAAAAAACTCAAAAAAAATATGATAAAACTGTTGAGTTACAAAAAGAAATTTCTATTCAAAAAGAAGAAAACTTAAAAAAACTAGAGCAAATTGAACCTATAAATCAGCTTATCAAACTCAAAGAAGCAAAAGAAGAATATACAAAGAAAGCAGAAAGAATAGAAAATGGAACAAATCTAATTCTTCAAAAACAAGAAGAACTTCAAGCTATAAAATCTCAAATTAGTAAAGAAAAGAATGCTATTTCAGAATTTAAAAGTAAAATAATTGATACCGAAAACCTGCAAAATGCTTTTATTTGGTTTGATAAAAATGAAAATTTAGATAAAAATCAGTCTGAAATAAATAAAGAAGTAGAAAATGCAAAATCAGAAATTGAGAAAATTGAAACTGAAAAAACGACTTTTGAAACTAATAGATTACAACTATCAGAAAAAGAAATCACTCAAAATATAGAAAAAACAAATCAAGAAATTGAAAAATTGACAATGCAAAAAGGACTTCATCAAGCCGTTCATGCATTGGAAGATGGTCAGCCCTGTCCTGTTTGTGGTTCGGAATCGCACCCAACTATTTTAGATGTGGAGAATCTTGATAGTAATTTGAAATCACTCAAAAAACAGAAAAAAGAAGACGAACAAAATCTCAAGACACTTCAAAAAGAAGAAACAGAACTAGCTCATTTTGTAGAAAAAATTACAGAAAAGAAGGAAAGTTTAGACAAACAACTTCAAAAGCAATCAAGCATAAACGTAGAATTTGAAACTCATCAGAAAGTATTTTTAGAAAATAAGAGTAAATGGAAAAATCTATCTAAAACTGAAATCTTAAAAATTCAGAAAGAACAAAAAACAATTCAAATTCAAATCAAAAAAACTGAAAATCAGCTTTCAGAATTAGAACAAAAATCAGAAAAAATAAATGCTGAGATAGAAAAGTACAAACTAGGTTTGGAAGACATAAAACAAAAACATGCTTTACAAACTGGGCAAATAAAAGAATTAGAGCGAAATTCTGAAAAAGTAACTCAGTTGTACCTAAATTCTTCCATTTCAGAATTAGAAAAAATGATTGTAGAAATAAAGAATAATGCAGAAACATCAGAAAAAGAATTTTTGAAAAATCAAGAACAAGAGAAACAGTTTTTCCATCAAAAAAGTGAGTTAGAAGGAACACTAAAATCTATTCTTTCTCAACTCTCAGTTTTAAATGAAGAATTAGAAGTAAATCAAAAACAGATTTTGCAAAAAATAGATATTTTTAATAGAAATTTGAAAGACAAAGTAAATCAAGTTGATATTGAAACTATTCTAAAGCAAAAAATAGATACAGATAATGAACGAAAAGAAATTACGACTTTCTTTACAAATCTAAAAAATACTTTAGAAGATTATCAAAAATTAGAGCAACAAACTGAAGGAAAAAGCTATGAAAATGATTCATTTGAGAAACTTATCAAAGAAATAAAAGACCTCACTGCAAAACAAAAACAAGATATTTCTCAGCAAACTATCCTCAGTCAAGAAATCAAAAAGGCTGAAAAAGATAAATTAGAAAAAGCAGATTTAGAGAAAAAACTATCTAAACTTTTACAAAGACAAGATAATTTGCAAACACTCACAAAACTTTTTAAAGGTGGAAGTGGTGGTTTTGTTGATTTTGCTTCAACAGAATATTTAAGAAATTTGTGTAATCTGGCAAATGTTCGTTTTAGAGAGCTGACGCATCATTCTTTAGAACTAATTCTCAATGAAAGTAATGAATTTGAAGTAAGAGATTTTTTGAGTGAAGGCAAAACAAGAGCTATCAAAACGCTTTCAGGTGGACAGCTTTTTCAGGCTTCGCTTTGTGTTGCGCTTGCACTTTCGGAGAGTATGCGAAAACAACAAGAATTCTTTTTTATCGATGAGGGTTTTGGTTCTTTGGATAATGATTCACTTCAAATTGTCCTTAATACACTTCAAAGTCTACAAAAAGAAAATAAAGTAGTTGGTATTATTTCCCACGTAGAAAGTCTGCAACAAGAAATTAGAACGCATCTTCATATTCAAAAAAATCAAACTGAAGGAAGTGTTATTAAATTGGTTGCTGGGTAA
- a CDS encoding response regulator translates to MKWFNSFKLSTKITISFLIITVVVGVMSVYTLISIEDLRERSKEVSEVHFEGLRLLTHIAEAYPMMLVKTRDVILSETLTQRKQYAQQITKDERDIDEWTRQLASKLPSEKEQELYEKYTTSLQEFHSLRVTALGLAIDEQDLQQANQLIYGELNKKAEELKTTLDNLIETKEKIAAQVQEDNDKLVQQAYKTLGGFGGLVFLITIFIPFWIKGQISRPIEIMEEKAEQVALGNLENVEFKLRGRNDEIGKLGQSFNEIVKSLGQIVTKANAISQGNYDVQLNVRGEKDDLSIALNEMTHSLRNQDYLKEGANKLNALLSGHFTSKEVGQKSISFLGEFLQVGCAVLYIYDEEDRKLKLYSSYAFTDRDRLSSEYYLGEGVVGQVAYEKKPIMLRNIPDNTQNITTGTISKSPSSTYTFPLLYENELCGVIELASFEPFTELKKQLITSSAELISSHLYSALQSERIKNLFEVAQSAKREAQSKAKEIEKANALLKEEQMHVQQQSEELQQQNEEMQQQAEELQQTNEELQQQQEQLERHRTELQIRNEQLTVIQADLEEQADELGRASKYKSEFLANMSHELRTPLNSIILLSDMLRRNSSKNLSEKEVQKCSIVYQSGNDLLNLINDILDISKIEAGKMSVNIYHFHTGELLSHLKPLFDELARQKKLDFIVDDQLGIELFNDRDKISQVLKNFLSNAFKFTKKGSVTIRITKSNHDKLPVKISVIDSGIGIPHNKQKVIFEAFQQVDGSVSREFGGTGLGLSIARELTNMLGGEVHLSSEHGKGSEFYMLLPIENHIEEEDAKKRKLDVVYDKKRKPQLRSNADDVAQVKEQAAERKYKRVAQLAVEDDRENANQGDDIILIVEDNVDYANSLVEISRGLGFKSVIAVSGKEFWQDVEYFNPLGVLLDLGLPDITGAELLEQIKTKPKYRHIPITIVSARDRNIELLEKGAVGYLQKPIEAKAVRDEVLRLTGISHKSTKQMLIVEDDEFQQNYLLELFDKEGVVCKGVATEAAAKQELETGNYDIVIADLKLEQGTGMGLCRFIKEHSLNIPVIIYTGKDLTASEKEEMRLYSVSVIIKHPQAYTQLLEKAKMFLHQVHEKNPTKGSTKKEKEETTTNLETNAESNTENSESENVTTFAERDNSNDHFNKETSEDFDSIVNKSLESYLADEADEANSDDLRGKRILIVDDDIRNVFVMTSALENHDADIIEAFNGKEALEVLEEESVDLILMDIMMPIMNGFETIENIRKQEKWKDLPIIAVTAKALEEDRKKCLEVGANDYMTKPVDYTILMKKIKQHLNKQKA, encoded by the coding sequence ATGAAATGGTTTAATAGTTTTAAATTATCTACTAAAATAACAATTAGCTTTCTTATTATTACTGTCGTAGTAGGAGTGATGTCCGTTTATACTTTGATATCTATTGAAGACTTGCGTGAACGTTCAAAAGAAGTTTCCGAAGTTCACTTTGAAGGTCTTCGTTTGCTTACTCATATTGCAGAAGCCTATCCAATGATGCTTGTCAAGACTCGTGATGTGATTTTGTCTGAAACTCTTACACAGCGTAAACAGTATGCACAACAGATTACTAAAGACGAACGAGATATTGATGAGTGGACAAGACAGCTTGCCTCAAAGTTACCTTCTGAAAAAGAACAAGAATTGTATGAAAAATATACAACTTCGTTACAAGAATTTCACTCATTACGAGTTACTGCCTTAGGATTAGCTATTGATGAACAAGATTTGCAACAAGCGAATCAACTTATTTATGGTGAGCTGAATAAAAAGGCTGAGGAACTAAAAACGACACTTGATAATCTAATTGAAACAAAAGAAAAGATTGCAGCACAAGTACAAGAAGATAATGATAAATTAGTACAGCAAGCATATAAAACTCTAGGTGGTTTTGGTGGTTTGGTATTTCTAATTACTATTTTTATTCCTTTTTGGATAAAAGGACAAATAAGTCGTCCTATCGAAATCATGGAAGAAAAAGCTGAGCAAGTAGCTTTAGGAAATTTAGAAAACGTAGAATTCAAACTTAGAGGGCGAAATGATGAAATAGGAAAGTTAGGACAAAGCTTTAATGAAATTGTGAAAAGTCTGGGGCAGATTGTAACAAAAGCAAATGCTATTTCACAAGGAAATTATGATGTCCAACTTAATGTACGAGGAGAAAAAGATGATTTGAGTATTGCACTTAATGAAATGACACATTCTTTGCGTAATCAAGATTATTTAAAAGAGGGAGCAAACAAATTAAATGCACTGCTTTCTGGTCATTTTACGTCAAAAGAAGTAGGGCAAAAAAGTATTAGTTTCTTAGGTGAGTTTTTACAAGTTGGTTGTGCAGTTCTTTATATTTATGATGAAGAAGACAGAAAATTAAAACTGTATAGTTCGTATGCCTTTACTGATAGAGATAGACTTTCTAGTGAGTATTATTTAGGAGAAGGTGTTGTAGGACAAGTAGCTTACGAGAAAAAACCTATTATGCTCAGAAACATTCCTGACAATACTCAAAATATTACTACAGGGACAATAAGTAAAAGTCCGTCTTCTACTTATACGTTTCCACTTTTGTATGAAAATGAGCTTTGTGGCGTAATCGAATTGGCTAGTTTTGAGCCTTTTACAGAACTTAAAAAACAACTTATTACAAGTTCTGCCGAACTTATTTCTTCACATTTATATTCTGCTTTGCAAAGCGAACGAATCAAAAATCTTTTTGAAGTAGCACAAAGTGCAAAACGAGAAGCACAGTCAAAAGCCAAAGAAATAGAAAAAGCAAATGCACTTTTGAAAGAAGAGCAAATGCACGTTCAACAACAATCAGAAGAATTGCAACAGCAAAACGAAGAAATGCAACAACAAGCTGAAGAGCTTCAACAAACTAATGAAGAACTTCAACAGCAACAAGAACAACTTGAGAGACATCGTACAGAATTACAGATTCGTAATGAACAATTAACTGTTATTCAGGCAGATTTAGAAGAGCAGGCTGATGAACTTGGCAGAGCAAGTAAATACAAATCAGAGTTTTTGGCAAATATGTCACACGAACTCAGAACGCCTCTTAATTCTATTATTTTGCTTTCAGATATGCTTCGTCGAAATTCTTCTAAGAATTTATCCGAAAAAGAAGTGCAGAAATGTAGTATTGTTTATCAATCAGGAAATGATTTATTAAATCTAATTAATGATATTCTTGATATTTCGAAGATAGAAGCTGGAAAAATGAGCGTCAATATTTATCATTTCCACACAGGCGAACTACTTTCTCATCTTAAACCTTTGTTTGATGAACTTGCAAGACAAAAGAAACTAGATTTTATTGTGGATGACCAATTAGGAATTGAGTTATTTAATGATAGAGACAAAATTAGTCAGGTTCTCAAAAACTTTTTATCCAATGCCTTTAAGTTTACCAAAAAAGGTAGCGTAACAATTCGTATTACGAAAAGTAATCACGATAAACTACCTGTCAAAATTTCTGTTATTGATTCTGGAATTGGTATTCCTCACAACAAACAAAAGGTTATCTTTGAAGCCTTCCAACAAGTTGATGGTTCGGTATCAAGAGAGTTTGGAGGAACTGGTTTAGGTCTTTCTATTGCTCGTGAGCTTACAAACATGTTGGGTGGAGAAGTTCATTTGAGTTCAGAACACGGAAAAGGAAGCGAGTTTTATATGTTACTTCCAATCGAAAATCATATCGAAGAAGAAGATGCTAAAAAACGTAAATTAGATGTCGTTTATGATAAAAAAAGAAAGCCACAACTTCGTTCTAATGCTGATGATGTAGCACAAGTAAAAGAGCAGGCTGCTGAAAGAAAATATAAACGAGTAGCACAACTTGCCGTCGAAGATGACAGAGAAAATGCCAATCAAGGTGATGATATCATTCTGATTGTAGAAGATAATGTTGATTATGCAAATAGTTTGGTAGAAATTAGTCGTGGATTAGGTTTTAAGAGTGTTATTGCTGTTTCTGGAAAAGAATTTTGGCAAGATGTCGAATATTTTAATCCTTTAGGAGTTCTTTTGGATTTAGGATTGCCAGATATTACAGGAGCAGAGCTTTTAGAACAAATCAAAACCAAACCAAAATATCGTCATATTCCAATTACAATTGTTTCGGCTAGAGATAGAAATATCGAATTACTTGAAAAAGGAGCAGTTGGCTATCTTCAAAAACCAATTGAAGCAAAAGCTGTTCGTGATGAAGTGTTACGCTTGACTGGAATTTCGCATAAGTCTACAAAGCAAATGCTTATTGTAGAAGATGATGAGTTTCAACAAAATTATTTGTTAGAGCTATTTGATAAAGAAGGAGTTGTTTGTAAAGGAGTTGCAACAGAAGCAGCAGCTAAGCAAGAACTAGAAACAGGTAATTATGATATCGTAATTGCTGATTTGAAGCTAGAACAAGGAACAGGAATGGGACTTTGTAGATTTATAAAAGAACACAGTCTAAATATTCCAGTTATTATTTATACTGGAAAAGATTTGACAGCTTCTGAAAAAGAAGAAATGCGTTTGTACTCAGTAAGTGTAATTATCAAACATCCACAAGCCTATACTCAACTTTTAGAGAAAGCAAAAATGTTTTTGCATCAAGTACACGAGAAAAATCCTACAAAAGGTTCAACCAAAAAAGAAAAAGAAGAAACAACAACTAATTTAGAAACTAATGCAGAAAGTAATACAGAGAATTCAGAATCTGAAAATGTGACTACTTTTGCAGAAAGAGATAACAGTAATGATCACTTTAATAAAGAAACATCAGAAGATTTTGATTCTATTGTCAATAAAAGTTTAGAGTCTTACTTAGCTGATGAAGCTGATGAAGCTAATAGTGATGATTTACGAGGCAAACGTATTCTGATTGTTGATGATGACATTCGTAATGTGTTTGTAATGACTTCAGCCTTAGAAAATCATGATGCTGATATTATAGAAGCATTTAATGGAAAAGAAGCATTAGAAGTATTAGAAGAGGAATCTGTAGATTTGATTTTGATGGATATCATGATGCCAATCATGAATGGTTTTGAAACTATTGAAAATATCCGAAAACAAGAAAAATGGAAGGATTTGCCTATTATTGCCGTAACAGCAAAAGCACTTGAAGAAGATCGAAAAAAATGTCTTGAAGTAGGCGCAAATGATTATATGACAAAGCCAGTTGACTATACTATCTTGATGAAAAAAATCAAACAACATCTTAATAAGCAGAAAGCATAA
- a CDS encoding 7TM diverse intracellular signaling domain-containing protein, translating into MYKIILLLYLSLLITSSFGQDNVITINHSTDLLKIGKQIYVLEDTKGKLSFEEIQKLEQQGKFELHQKDIFIETSSESVFWFKFQTQNKSSTDIWLNINTTYLWEIDFYSPDSAGNYNKPFQTGILRVEQEKKYPSNTFWLPLQKEENTSVQTYYLKVKSARSLEVPLLVGSLQALEQEKDKGDFITAGFVGVLLIMFLYNSFLYFATRKKLYLLYVFYLFGIGFSVTFANNYTYWSEFFGKGEFYIWIHTHIAVWVTPVQITVSLITIFYLELKKNNKMLYYLLIVLISIISLIGFSNLFIPLQKIQPIHQSFLVINAIVNLTIAYWITFQGKKNGLFYALGWTFLFVSILIFLITINGVIPYFTYTRNAVYFGVVLEIWLFSLALSDHIRSLRKENKRVVQNLLLKAEKEIEMRNQIIDNQKHLEEATTNATKLKTANQERMILRAIIDNLPIFVAMIDTKGHYIIANKMYEDSFFLPISTIEGMHHTKVLPKNISDIHIPYLEQVMQGKVVEFADPLRLPNGQMLHSYGKYFPVLDEDKKLKYVTVFVTDVSDLKNKELELQSLNDTKDKLFSIISHDLRSPFAQLKGVLDLFEKGGISEAELKYFLPEIIKNVNYTSDLLNNLVYWAKSQMTGLHADPEDFDIYKLVANKENLFNKEIKGKDLSFTNQVEQSTFVYADKNMIDLVIRNLVANAIKFCRKTDTILVKSEETANDFLIMRIVDTGIGISPKNKKKIFNEENFTTLGTHKEKGTGIGLKLCKEFIEGNGGKIWIDSEEGKGTIFSFSLPTKSK; encoded by the coding sequence ATGTATAAAATTATTCTGTTGTTGTATTTATCTTTACTTATTACGTCTTCCTTTGGGCAAGATAATGTAATAACTATAAATCATTCGACAGATTTATTGAAAATAGGAAAACAAATTTATGTTTTAGAAGACACAAAAGGTAAATTGTCATTCGAAGAAATTCAAAAGTTAGAACAACAAGGAAAGTTTGAACTTCATCAAAAAGATATTTTTATAGAAACTTCGTCAGAAAGTGTTTTTTGGTTCAAATTTCAAACTCAAAACAAATCATCTACTGATATTTGGCTCAATATAAATACTACCTATTTGTGGGAAATTGATTTTTATAGTCCAGATTCAGCAGGAAATTATAACAAACCTTTTCAAACAGGAATTTTAAGAGTAGAACAAGAAAAAAAATATCCCTCCAATACCTTTTGGCTGCCTCTTCAAAAAGAAGAAAATACTTCTGTTCAAACTTATTATTTAAAAGTAAAAAGCGCACGTTCTTTAGAAGTACCTCTACTAGTAGGTAGTCTTCAAGCCCTAGAACAAGAAAAAGATAAAGGGGATTTCATAACAGCAGGTTTTGTAGGTGTACTTCTAATTATGTTTTTATACAATAGCTTTTTATATTTTGCTACTCGTAAAAAACTCTATTTATTATATGTATTTTATCTTTTTGGAATTGGGTTTTCTGTGACATTTGCTAATAATTATACTTATTGGTCAGAGTTTTTTGGAAAAGGAGAGTTCTACATTTGGATTCATACCCATATTGCAGTTTGGGTTACACCTGTTCAAATAACAGTCAGTCTTATTACTATTTTTTACCTTGAGTTAAAGAAAAATAATAAAATGCTCTACTATCTATTGATAGTTCTCATTTCTATAATATCTCTGATAGGGTTCTCTAACTTATTTATTCCATTACAAAAAATTCAGCCTATACATCAGTCTTTTCTTGTTATTAATGCAATAGTCAATCTTACTATTGCTTATTGGATAACATTTCAAGGAAAGAAAAATGGACTTTTTTATGCTCTTGGTTGGACTTTTTTATTTGTATCTATATTAATTTTCTTAATTACCATAAATGGAGTTATTCCTTATTTTACTTATACTCGTAATGCCGTTTATTTTGGAGTCGTTTTAGAAATTTGGCTTTTTTCACTTGCTTTAAGTGATCATATTCGTAGCCTAAGAAAAGAAAATAAAAGAGTCGTTCAGAATTTATTATTAAAGGCTGAAAAAGAAATTGAGATGAGAAATCAAATTATTGATAATCAGAAACACCTAGAAGAAGCCACAACAAATGCTACTAAGCTCAAAACTGCTAATCAAGAACGAATGATTTTGAGAGCAATTATTGATAATCTACCTATTTTTGTAGCAATGATAGATACAAAAGGACACTATATAATTGCCAATAAGATGTATGAAGATAGTTTCTTTTTACCTATTTCAACAATAGAAGGAATGCATCACACCAAAGTATTGCCAAAAAATATATCAGATATTCATATACCTTATTTAGAACAAGTAATGCAAGGAAAAGTAGTAGAGTTTGCTGACCCACTTCGGCTTCCTAACGGGCAAATGTTGCATTCGTATGGAAAATACTTTCCTGTTCTTGATGAAGACAAAAAATTGAAGTATGTAACTGTTTTTGTAACTGATGTAAGTGATTTGAAAAATAAAGAGCTAGAACTACAGAGCTTGAATGATACAAAAGATAAACTCTTTTCTATTATCTCTCACGATTTACGTAGCCCATTTGCACAGTTAAAAGGAGTTTTAGATTTATTTGAAAAAGGAGGCATTTCAGAAGCTGAATTAAAATACTTCCTTCCTGAAATTATCAAAAATGTAAATTATACTTCTGATTTACTGAATAATTTGGTCTACTGGGCAAAAAGCCAAATGACTGGTTTACATGCTGACCCAGAAGATTTTGATATTTATAAGTTAGTTGCCAACAAAGAAAATTTATTCAATAAAGAAATAAAAGGGAAAGATTTGAGTTTTACAAACCAAGTCGAACAAAGTACATTTGTCTATGCTGATAAGAATATGATAGATTTAGTTATCAGAAATTTAGTAGCTAATGCAATTAAGTTTTGTAGAAAAACAGATACCATCTTAGTCAAGTCTGAAGAAACAGCAAATGATTTTTTAATTATGCGAATAGTAGATACAGGAATAGGAATTTCTCCAAAAAATAAAAAGAAAATTTTTAACGAAGAAAATTTCACAACCTTAGGAACACATAAAGAAAAAGGAACAGGAATCGGACTCAAACTCTGTAAAGAATTTATTGAAGGAAATGGAGGCAAAATATGGATTGATAGTGAGGAAGGAAAAGGGACAATCTTCTCATTTTCACTGCCTACCAAATCAAAATAA